From a single Bremerella cremea genomic region:
- a CDS encoding DUF11 domain-containing protein, producing MKTNFALQKIVSCTLLLTCSAAFSACSLNRQAKQKEQNPGQPEPGMVFNQPYPAYEYSSAPSPASGQSIPDSGYNGQPSFQPRFQGETFRAPQSAVNTAGARPAYPATGIQRTSAEMPVSAQPAAAQMPVPTQPISYAFPRGQVMPQCGPGCQHPSSICMHGDTVGGCQACQAAGVPYRAGPCWPEDEYLYDGGDRNLRAEVDGDFGVHGVDLEDTIGHYDTLDGKRIVTPSNRVCVYSPRFAAVRKVTGLNEDILGRQLSGLDADLKLNNQQHNGTPAGVVQPLALRGQVGGKAANALEEDIAGVYLYNNQRLARFIEEFKAYENLSVIRYGVFEQGEKARLSSSLQNAVAWTKNQRVQVVLEGSRASEVAEGVTPQEFVWSEIPGEPRLRVIKVADKGDAQSGEIVEFTLRFDNVGTQQMGNVTIIDNLTPRLEYIEGSAQCSIDAQFMTQPNEAGSQLLRWEIANPLDKAEGGVIRFQCRVR from the coding sequence ATGAAAACAAACTTTGCTCTGCAAAAGATCGTTTCCTGCACCTTGCTGCTCACTTGCAGTGCGGCATTTTCGGCCTGTTCGCTTAATCGCCAGGCGAAGCAAAAGGAACAGAATCCGGGGCAACCGGAACCAGGGATGGTTTTTAATCAGCCCTACCCGGCCTACGAGTACAGTTCGGCCCCCTCCCCTGCTTCGGGGCAATCAATTCCCGATAGCGGATACAATGGACAGCCGAGTTTTCAGCCTCGTTTCCAAGGCGAAACGTTTCGGGCTCCTCAATCGGCCGTGAATACTGCTGGAGCAAGGCCTGCATATCCCGCGACCGGCATTCAGCGTACTTCTGCCGAGATGCCCGTTTCCGCTCAGCCTGCTGCGGCTCAAATGCCGGTTCCCACCCAGCCGATCAGCTATGCGTTTCCACGTGGGCAAGTCATGCCACAATGTGGTCCTGGTTGTCAGCATCCCAGTTCCATTTGCATGCATGGCGATACCGTTGGTGGATGCCAGGCTTGCCAAGCCGCTGGGGTCCCCTATCGCGCTGGGCCTTGTTGGCCCGAAGATGAATATTTGTACGACGGCGGCGACCGAAACTTGCGAGCCGAGGTTGACGGCGATTTCGGCGTGCATGGCGTCGACTTGGAAGACACCATTGGTCACTACGATACCTTGGATGGCAAACGTATTGTCACGCCCAGTAATCGCGTTTGCGTTTACTCGCCTCGTTTTGCTGCGGTGCGTAAGGTGACCGGGCTTAACGAAGACATCTTAGGACGTCAGCTCTCCGGGCTCGATGCTGATCTGAAGCTTAACAATCAGCAACACAACGGCACACCTGCCGGTGTTGTTCAACCGTTGGCCTTGCGTGGCCAGGTGGGTGGTAAGGCGGCAAACGCTTTGGAAGAAGATATTGCCGGCGTCTATCTCTACAACAACCAGCGTCTGGCTCGCTTTATCGAAGAATTCAAAGCTTACGAAAACCTAAGCGTCATTCGTTATGGTGTCTTCGAGCAAGGAGAAAAGGCTCGCCTTTCCTCCAGCCTGCAGAACGCAGTCGCCTGGACCAAGAACCAACGCGTTCAAGTCGTGTTAGAAGGGAGCCGAGCTTCCGAAGTTGCGGAAGGAGTCACGCCACAAGAGTTTGTGTGGTCTGAGATCCCAGGCGAGCCACGTCTGCGTGTGATTAAGGTCGCCGACAAGGGAGATGCTCAAAGTGGCGAGATCGTCGAGTTCACCTTGCGATTTGACAATGTCGGTACTCAGCAAATGGGTAATGTCACGATCATCGATAACCTGACGCCACGTCTGGAATATATTGAAGGCTCGGCCCAGTGCAGTATCGATGCTCAGTTCATGACACAGCCAAACGAAGCCGGCAGCCAGTTGTTGCGGTGGGAAATTGCTAACCCACTGGACAAAGCTGAAGGTGGTGTCATTCGCTTCCAGTGTCGCGTTCGCTAA
- a CDS encoding ABC transporter ATP-binding protein, with translation MPEPIIAVRDLHKTYREGLLGRKQVNALRGVSLSVPRGSIFGLLGPNGAGKTTLIKVLLGLVRRTTGEGTMLSRPLGDRSGRKKVGYLPEHHRFPRHLTGNSAMIYYGGLSGMSRREVLAKRPDLLERVGLLKWGDTPVHKYSKGMQQRLGIAQALLHNPDLLILDEPTDGVDPVGRADVRRLLKDLQAEGKTIFLNSHQLQEIELICDQAAILAKGRVQRHGTIEEITQHPHARIEFTLKGSLDEMQYALTDEETEPWQVEFADVARVVVSAEDQATINRCLDRLRAKQIDIIEMKRMRTSLEDAFLHIVSEDAAQ, from the coding sequence ATGCCTGAACCAATCATCGCTGTCCGCGACCTTCATAAGACTTACCGAGAAGGTTTGCTGGGCCGAAAGCAAGTTAACGCTCTGCGTGGCGTTTCGCTGTCTGTTCCTCGCGGTTCAATCTTTGGTTTACTAGGGCCGAATGGTGCCGGTAAGACCACGCTGATTAAAGTGCTGCTAGGGTTAGTCCGGCGTACCACAGGCGAAGGGACCATGTTAAGCCGTCCCCTGGGGGATCGAAGTGGCCGGAAAAAGGTGGGCTACCTTCCCGAGCATCATCGCTTTCCTCGCCACCTAACCGGCAACTCGGCGATGATCTACTACGGAGGCCTTAGCGGCATGAGCCGGCGAGAAGTGCTCGCCAAGCGTCCCGATCTCCTCGAACGTGTCGGGCTGCTCAAATGGGGAGACACACCGGTTCACAAATATTCCAAAGGTATGCAGCAGCGGTTAGGTATCGCGCAAGCGTTACTTCACAATCCAGACTTATTGATCCTCGACGAACCAACCGATGGGGTCGATCCGGTAGGCAGGGCTGATGTACGTCGGCTGCTTAAAGACTTGCAAGCCGAAGGAAAAACCATCTTCTTGAACAGTCATCAGCTACAAGAGATTGAGCTGATCTGCGATCAAGCAGCGATTTTGGCCAAAGGACGCGTGCAACGCCACGGCACGATTGAAGAGATCACGCAGCATCCTCACGCGCGAATCGAGTTCACTTTGAAAGGGTCTTTGGATGAAATGCAATATGCATTGACCGACGAAGAGACCGAGCCATGGCAAGTCGAGTTTGCTGACGTAGCACGTGTGGTTGTTTCGGCGGAAGACCAAGCGACCATCAACCGTTGTCTCGATCGGCTGCGAGCCAAGCAAATCGATATTATCGAAATGAAACGGATGCGTACGTCGCTGGAAGATGCTTTCCTGCATATCGTTTCCGAAGACGCAGCTCAGTAG
- a CDS encoding CvpA family protein has protein sequence MVTYDFIMLAILTGAVLWGLYKGMAWQIASIASLVVSYFVSMHFREQVATALGLQPPWGNLAAMLGIYIGTSMVIWVSFSLVKKTLDNWALKDWDRQVGAGIGFAKGVLLCIIVTMFAVAMTKDQSRQQIVQSKSGYYITKTIHTLHGVMPAEVNEVVGPFIKRYDERINGQNPDWFADTENGSSGGGTTTIDPAKFNLQQEFQNFKSNVQNQIQNKLQNEAQNQANQVQNFVNQSIENPQNIQSNWQQYSGQYQQPPQGYYPPAMNVPANQQPGYPQYGQPQQPGPYAPQR, from the coding sequence ATGGTTACCTACGATTTCATCATGCTGGCAATTCTCACAGGCGCCGTCTTGTGGGGTTTGTACAAAGGGATGGCCTGGCAGATTGCCTCGATTGCTTCGCTGGTCGTGAGCTATTTCGTTTCGATGCATTTCCGCGAACAAGTTGCCACGGCACTTGGCCTGCAACCACCTTGGGGAAACCTGGCAGCGATGCTGGGGATCTACATCGGTACTTCGATGGTCATCTGGGTGAGCTTCTCGTTGGTCAAGAAGACACTCGACAACTGGGCCCTGAAAGATTGGGACCGTCAGGTTGGTGCTGGCATTGGTTTCGCAAAAGGTGTGCTTCTGTGCATCATTGTGACCATGTTCGCAGTCGCCATGACCAAAGATCAAAGCCGCCAGCAAATCGTTCAATCGAAGTCAGGCTATTACATCACCAAAACCATCCACACACTGCACGGCGTGATGCCAGCCGAGGTAAACGAAGTTGTGGGACCGTTTATCAAACGATACGACGAACGAATCAACGGACAGAACCCAGACTGGTTCGCTGACACCGAAAACGGTTCCAGCGGGGGAGGCACAACCACAATCGACCCCGCGAAGTTCAATCTCCAGCAAGAGTTCCAGAACTTCAAATCGAACGTCCAAAATCAGATTCAAAACAAGCTTCAAAACGAGGCTCAGAACCAAGCCAATCAGGTTCAGAATTTCGTGAATCAGTCGATCGAGAATCCACAAAATATCCAGTCGAATTGGCAGCAGTACTCAGGCCAATATCAGCAACCGCCACAAGGCTATTATCCGCCAGCGATGAACGTCCCGGCGAACCAGCAACCGGGCTACCCGCAGTATGGTCAGCCCCAGCAACCAGGACCTTACGCACCACAGCGATGA
- a CDS encoding metal-dependent hydrolase, with the protein MADFNTHIATSTVVGVGVGFAGYALLDTPEPARVITCMLATSLCSIAGILPDLDSGSGRPLRETSSLLAAVVPMLMVDRFQHMGLNAEAIALAGLLVYITIRFGVVEIFKRYTVHRGMWHSIPAAISCTLLAFLVVSGENLEVRIFKSAAVFIGFMVHLILDEIWSVEWKGTHFHFKKSFGTAIKFWYPKSIWSNVSTYSKLILLIFIAVGDPVMMQHYRFHRSPQEMQQQLVEEPLPQQQTPQIATEQVPTFNR; encoded by the coding sequence ATGGCCGACTTCAACACACACATTGCAACAAGCACCGTGGTGGGCGTTGGCGTTGGTTTCGCTGGCTACGCGTTGCTCGATACGCCTGAACCAGCACGCGTGATTACTTGCATGTTGGCGACCTCGCTTTGCAGTATCGCCGGCATCTTGCCAGATCTCGATTCCGGCTCAGGCCGACCACTTCGCGAGACGAGTTCGCTCTTGGCGGCTGTGGTACCGATGCTGATGGTCGATCGCTTTCAGCATATGGGGCTTAATGCGGAAGCCATCGCATTAGCTGGTCTGTTGGTTTACATCACCATCCGTTTTGGCGTCGTCGAGATTTTCAAACGCTACACGGTTCATCGCGGTATGTGGCACAGCATCCCGGCGGCGATTTCCTGCACGCTGCTAGCGTTCTTAGTTGTCTCTGGCGAGAACCTGGAAGTTCGCATTTTCAAAAGTGCCGCCGTGTTCATTGGTTTCATGGTGCATTTGATCTTAGATGAAATTTGGAGCGTCGAGTGGAAAGGAACCCACTTTCACTTCAAGAAGTCGTTTGGGACGGCAATTAAGTTCTGGTATCCCAAGAGTATATGGTCGAATGTATCAACCTATAGCAAGCTAATACTGCTTATTTTTATTGCTGTCGGTGATCCTGTTATGATGCAGCATTACCGCTTTCATCGATCGCCACAAGAAATGCAGCAACAGCTTGTTGAGGAACCTCTGCCTCAGCAGCAAACGCCTCAAATCGCTACCGAGCAGGTGCCAACATTCAATCGCTAG
- the dtd gene encoding D-aminoacyl-tRNA deacylase, with translation MRGVVQRVSEAHVKVDGQVVGQIAQGLVVLLGVAEGDTAADLKYLVEKTIHLRIFEDEDGKMNRSVLDIGGSILAISQFTLLGDCRKGRRPSFITAAKPEEANALYEEYVRLVREQGLAVETGIFRADMKVHLVNDGPVTMILDSTKTL, from the coding sequence ATGCGTGGCGTAGTTCAACGAGTCTCGGAAGCCCATGTCAAAGTCGATGGACAAGTCGTCGGCCAGATCGCCCAGGGCCTGGTGGTCTTACTAGGCGTGGCCGAAGGAGACACGGCAGCCGACTTGAAGTACCTCGTCGAAAAGACGATTCACCTGCGGATCTTCGAAGACGAAGATGGCAAAATGAACCGCAGCGTGCTAGATATCGGTGGCAGCATTCTGGCGATCAGTCAGTTCACGCTGCTGGGTGATTGCCGGAAAGGACGCCGTCCTAGTTTCATTACCGCCGCCAAACCGGAAGAGGCCAACGCGCTGTATGAAGAGTACGTGCGTCTAGTTCGCGAGCAAGGCCTTGCGGTCGAGACGGGTATCTTTCGTGCCGACATGAAAGTTCACTTGGTGAACGATGGCCCCGTGACGATGATTCTTGATAGCACCAAGACGCTCTAA
- a CDS encoding patatin-like phospholipase family protein: protein MSTGSELTQDKSEPNKPSRIGNGQLPWWKELGEFFNISGTCRFSIFGLVLMVAIVPVSRYVLPSLLENGLLIDNFSQAILASFSWYVTAALLILQIRAAWVHGGERFACWTELNGKVQVRQPRDLAGLMEDSQRRGVGWPTWLYLTWVLLPMPSLSLVADLNLRVNHGLITVESLYGGFILGGILATLLLVLLSFLRKYILPGVIPLRGIFPFESLHHHHDHLLDNPNEVAKLPRGFAVMLAKIGLVRGPGYSMKDPSGTERPLAGHLELALLLCLLLLITFILGIFEHILFPGSNLTKVIPTIGHFALMVAILTTIASGVAFWLDRFKISTLLAASFFGLALFVVRDYEFRVEKVLEPAPSLVDTVEAKKIPAVNSRNPRQRSQRTLIVITAPGGGIHAAAWSAEVLTRLDQRWPDTFRKSLGLISAVSGGSVGTMYYLDGISDPDTAVPLEEVRRRAQQSTLEPIFFATTFHDVLPLTPLDRGTAAEHFWDFTLQSTGRPSPKLSSWGSLAAKGKLPAVVFNATDVKSGRRVLLGSTAHWEHNAHSQTDEHEHAETCAAFDLRENQLDMKVATAVRLSASFPYVTPISRPSLDEFGKPLMPSVRIGDGAYADNDGIMTALESISQLIDKFSRRRPEERSFDRILLINIDNYGAASSHAAFDKPGGQFEALSYAIIGPLLGLSNVRGASQAERGQLEVSFLEDRTMTEQEVMWVLHHLSERANRGLQNNGSDSQDNATEDFQFNSQARRKAMNRIQQMGIAADASAETSPVSHKLSGTSVAEQPVNLPPRRGSGPGLYPIQFKVVTVPYHGNSDPPLSWKLSSEQMKTYERAWNYLAEEANAWKTTSSEESDEMDDLPPLREIENWLGPPAGASSVETIADRNLRGESRLRR from the coding sequence ATGAGTACCGGTAGTGAATTAACGCAAGACAAGTCAGAACCCAACAAACCATCGCGTATTGGAAACGGCCAACTTCCTTGGTGGAAAGAACTCGGCGAGTTCTTCAATATCTCTGGCACTTGTCGTTTCTCGATTTTTGGCTTGGTTTTGATGGTGGCCATCGTGCCCGTCTCGCGGTACGTACTGCCATCGCTGCTAGAAAATGGCCTGCTAATCGATAACTTCTCGCAAGCTATCTTGGCGTCGTTCTCGTGGTATGTCACGGCTGCCTTGCTGATCCTTCAAATCCGAGCTGCCTGGGTGCATGGTGGCGAGCGGTTTGCTTGCTGGACCGAACTCAACGGGAAGGTCCAGGTGCGGCAACCACGCGACCTGGCCGGCTTAATGGAAGACTCGCAACGTCGCGGCGTGGGCTGGCCGACTTGGCTTTACCTGACATGGGTGCTGCTGCCGATGCCCTCGTTATCGCTGGTTGCCGACTTGAACCTGCGCGTCAACCACGGCCTCATCACCGTAGAAAGCCTGTACGGCGGGTTCATTCTCGGAGGCATCCTGGCGACTTTGCTGCTCGTGCTGCTCAGCTTTTTACGAAAATACATCTTGCCTGGCGTGATTCCACTGCGAGGAATCTTTCCCTTTGAATCACTGCATCATCATCACGACCACCTGTTAGACAACCCCAACGAGGTCGCGAAACTACCGCGTGGGTTTGCCGTGATGCTGGCCAAAATCGGCTTGGTTCGCGGACCAGGTTACTCGATGAAAGATCCCTCCGGCACCGAGCGTCCATTGGCTGGCCATTTAGAACTAGCTCTATTGCTTTGCTTGTTGCTGTTGATCACGTTTATCCTGGGTATCTTCGAGCATATTCTCTTTCCCGGTAGCAACCTGACCAAGGTGATTCCCACCATTGGGCACTTCGCGTTGATGGTAGCCATCCTTACGACAATTGCCTCTGGCGTGGCTTTTTGGCTCGACCGTTTCAAGATCTCGACGCTTTTGGCAGCTTCGTTCTTTGGATTGGCATTATTCGTCGTGCGCGACTACGAATTCCGTGTCGAGAAGGTCCTGGAACCGGCTCCTAGCCTTGTCGATACCGTTGAAGCGAAAAAGATTCCTGCCGTCAACTCGCGCAATCCTCGTCAGCGCAGCCAACGCACGCTGATTGTGATTACCGCTCCCGGCGGTGGTATCCATGCGGCGGCCTGGTCGGCGGAAGTACTTACCCGGCTCGATCAGCGCTGGCCCGATACGTTTCGCAAATCCTTGGGGCTGATCAGTGCCGTTTCGGGAGGAAGCGTCGGCACAATGTATTACCTCGATGGGATTAGCGATCCCGACACCGCCGTTCCACTAGAAGAAGTGCGCCGCCGAGCTCAACAATCGACGCTCGAACCGATCTTTTTCGCGACCACGTTTCATGATGTGCTTCCGCTTACGCCCTTGGATCGAGGTACTGCTGCCGAGCATTTTTGGGACTTCACGCTTCAGTCAACCGGGCGTCCCTCGCCTAAGCTCAGCTCGTGGGGTAGCCTCGCAGCCAAAGGGAAACTGCCGGCTGTCGTTTTCAACGCCACCGACGTGAAATCGGGCCGGCGTGTCTTACTCGGCTCAACCGCTCACTGGGAACACAACGCCCATTCCCAAACCGACGAGCACGAGCATGCAGAAACTTGTGCGGCTTTTGACCTGCGAGAAAATCAACTCGATATGAAAGTAGCCACAGCAGTTCGCTTGTCTGCTTCCTTCCCCTATGTCACCCCCATCAGCCGACCATCGCTGGACGAATTTGGCAAACCACTGATGCCTTCCGTTCGCATAGGAGATGGAGCGTATGCCGACAACGACGGCATCATGACAGCCTTGGAAAGCATTAGTCAGCTGATCGATAAGTTTAGCCGCCGCAGACCAGAAGAGCGTTCCTTCGATCGCATTCTGCTGATCAACATCGACAACTACGGCGCTGCTTCGTCTCATGCCGCGTTCGATAAGCCAGGTGGTCAGTTTGAAGCTTTAAGCTATGCCATCATTGGGCCACTACTCGGCCTGAGCAACGTTCGGGGAGCCTCGCAAGCAGAACGTGGGCAACTCGAAGTCAGCTTTTTAGAAGATCGCACGATGACCGAGCAGGAAGTGATGTGGGTGCTCCATCACCTCAGCGAACGTGCGAACCGAGGTTTGCAAAACAACGGTTCGGATTCGCAAGACAATGCGACGGAAGATTTCCAGTTCAACTCGCAAGCCCGCCGCAAAGCCATGAATCGTATTCAGCAAATGGGCATCGCTGCGGATGCCAGTGCCGAAACGTCTCCGGTAAGTCACAAGCTTTCCGGGACATCCGTTGCGGAACAACCGGTTAATCTTCCGCCACGTCGCGGCAGTGGCCCCGGGCTTTATCCGATTCAATTCAAGGTCGTTACGGTTCCTTACCACGGCAACAGCGATCCACCACTTTCCTGGAAGCTAAGCAGCGAGCAGATGAAGACCTACGAACGGGCCTGGAACTACCTCGCCGAAGAAGCAAATGCCTGGAAGACAACGTCCAGCGAAGAGTCTGACGAAATGGACGACCTTCCTCCGCTGCGAGAGATCGAAAACTGGCTCGGTCCACCTGCCGGGGCATCCTCGGTAGAAACCATTGCCGACCGAAATCTCCGTGGCGAATCACGCCTTCGAAGATAG
- a CDS encoding acetyl-CoA carboxylase carboxyltransferase subunit alpha, whose product MSTSIYLDFEQSIETLENQLKELESSKNDSPDRHDEIRNVRKQLTDTIREVYGDLSPWQTVEVARHQKRPQSADYLNLVFDEFVELHGDRKFGDDRALRTGFAKLDKHKVMFIGHFKGRDLKERSECFFGCAHPEGYRKAIEKMQLAEKYNLPVITFIDTPGAYPGVGAEERGQAMAIADSMFVMSRLKTPIISVVIGEGGSGGALGIGVADRTAMLQHAYYSVISPEGCAGILWKSHEFKAKAAEALKFTSKYLPKFGIVDDVIEEPLGGAHRDHHQMAARLKMYLTKTVNELLAKPTDELVEGRYNKFRQMGVYLEREMEATEGEPAS is encoded by the coding sequence ATGAGCACCTCGATCTATCTCGACTTTGAACAGTCGATCGAAACTCTCGAGAATCAACTGAAAGAGTTAGAGTCGTCTAAGAACGACTCGCCCGATCGCCATGACGAGATCCGTAATGTGCGTAAACAGCTAACCGACACCATTCGTGAAGTCTACGGCGACCTATCGCCGTGGCAAACGGTGGAAGTTGCGCGGCATCAGAAACGTCCGCAGTCGGCCGATTACTTGAACTTGGTATTCGACGAGTTTGTCGAGCTGCATGGTGATCGCAAGTTCGGTGACGATCGTGCGCTGCGAACGGGCTTCGCTAAGCTCGACAAGCACAAGGTGATGTTCATTGGTCACTTCAAAGGGCGTGACCTCAAAGAACGTAGCGAATGCTTTTTCGGTTGTGCTCATCCAGAAGGTTACCGCAAGGCGATCGAAAAGATGCAGCTCGCCGAGAAGTACAACTTGCCGGTGATCACATTCATCGACACGCCAGGCGCGTACCCAGGCGTCGGTGCTGAAGAGCGTGGCCAGGCCATGGCGATTGCCGATTCTATGTTCGTGATGTCTCGCTTGAAGACGCCCATCATTTCGGTCGTCATTGGTGAAGGCGGTTCCGGCGGCGCGCTGGGGATTGGCGTGGCAGACCGGACGGCCATGCTGCAGCATGCTTACTATTCAGTGATCAGCCCGGAAGGTTGTGCTGGCATTCTGTGGAAGAGTCACGAGTTCAAAGCCAAGGCTGCCGAGGCGCTGAAGTTCACCTCGAAGTATCTGCCAAAGTTTGGAATCGTTGACGACGTGATCGAAGAGCCGCTGGGAGGTGCCCATCGAGATCATCACCAGATGGCCGCACGGCTGAAGATGTATCTGACCAAGACGGTCAACGAATTGCTCGCCAAGCCGACCGATGAGTTGGTCGAAGGACGCTACAACAAGTTCCGCCAAATGGGCGTTTATCTGGAACGCGAAATGGAAGCCACCGAAGGTGAGCCGGCCAGCTAG
- a CDS encoding ABC transporter permease, which produces MRPYLTVIYDSFHEAFASRVLYILLLVLSVVLLAIAPFGYEEKRAAEFHRMSVRDIPAFLADLREQEAGDKPSPGKHLVAIANPAFQTLVRGDQEKGDAPNRLSGSQVDQFVAGLNDLLSQPKLYDQAAWQKLPLSLRAQDLLAQGTDKLSADELLELNRLLLHRAFPTHLGAAPSEELYLKYAVFQFPDPLPISKDLFAMAVNLTLAGFIDIIVGMLAIFIAILVTAPIIPRTFEPGAIDLLLSKPVSRSLLVLAKYLGGCVFILLTVIYFIVGLWLIVGFRFDVWSQPLLLCIPIFMFQFAIYYAVSTFAGVVWRNSIVSIVVTVLFFLACFTVGTTKVFMEETAINPTRLVRLVPTDEALVGVTQNGHFVQWNEGLRVWDDVLLTEKRRGPASLVMQSVLVGPIYHAPSQSLMYLEQPAGRGRMRRLGVSGGQFKTAQWTGNWVPNDVPNPPTGASWILQDSDNNILVVGSTGVHLYQDQGKAQKPKFLGFDIPFGGKNAFSRLGPEEGVPYLMPFAAAIDRTSNRILVADQSQLYLLHPNEDHHYTVQKQTTREEQGAVIAGLTPKYAVIAKEDGYVELRDGQTLELQETLRPVGNVAPAAVETSPDGQQIAILFHSGDLWLYDVAAGEGKGIDSDASAVAFDQDQILIADASTHVRIENLATQEVTQSYTPVSDAWRLTYDWIVEPIYFVFPKPGELNKLVKYLLTDQSSKASLAGLDSLGDLREIQSSNDVLQPVIHNAIFIAVMLAITCFYVSRLDL; this is translated from the coding sequence ATGCGACCCTACCTGACCGTTATCTACGATTCTTTCCACGAAGCGTTCGCTTCGCGCGTGCTGTACATTTTGTTGTTGGTCCTATCGGTCGTTCTGCTGGCGATTGCTCCTTTTGGTTACGAAGAAAAGAGAGCTGCCGAATTTCACCGCATGAGTGTCCGCGATATCCCCGCTTTCTTAGCAGATCTGCGTGAGCAAGAGGCGGGCGATAAACCATCGCCGGGGAAGCACCTCGTGGCCATCGCGAACCCAGCGTTTCAAACGCTTGTGCGCGGCGACCAGGAAAAGGGAGACGCCCCGAATCGACTCTCTGGCTCACAAGTCGACCAGTTCGTGGCGGGCCTTAACGACCTACTCAGCCAACCTAAGCTTTATGATCAAGCAGCCTGGCAGAAGCTTCCTCTAAGCTTACGGGCTCAAGACCTCCTTGCCCAAGGGACCGATAAGCTTTCCGCCGACGAGCTTCTCGAACTCAATCGCCTGCTTCTTCATCGGGCTTTTCCGACTCACCTCGGAGCTGCCCCTAGTGAAGAGCTGTACCTCAAATATGCGGTCTTCCAATTTCCCGACCCACTGCCTATCTCGAAAGACTTGTTCGCGATGGCCGTGAACCTGACGCTGGCCGGGTTCATCGATATCATCGTGGGGATGCTGGCTATTTTCATCGCCATTCTCGTTACCGCACCGATTATCCCCCGCACGTTCGAGCCGGGAGCGATCGACCTTTTACTCAGTAAGCCCGTCTCACGTTCGCTGCTGGTTCTTGCCAAGTACTTGGGTGGCTGCGTCTTCATTTTATTAACGGTGATTTACTTCATCGTCGGCCTATGGCTGATCGTCGGCTTTCGCTTCGATGTCTGGAGCCAGCCTCTGCTGCTTTGCATTCCGATCTTTATGTTTCAGTTTGCCATCTACTACGCCGTCTCAACGTTTGCCGGCGTGGTGTGGCGCAATTCGATCGTTTCGATTGTGGTAACGGTTCTTTTCTTCCTCGCTTGCTTTACGGTCGGTACGACGAAGGTCTTTATGGAAGAAACGGCCATCAATCCGACACGTCTGGTCCGCTTGGTGCCAACAGACGAAGCGTTGGTTGGTGTCACGCAGAACGGTCACTTCGTTCAGTGGAATGAAGGATTGCGAGTTTGGGATGATGTTCTGTTGACGGAAAAACGACGCGGCCCCGCTTCGTTGGTGATGCAGTCGGTTTTGGTTGGTCCCATCTATCACGCTCCGTCGCAATCGCTCATGTACCTGGAACAACCCGCTGGCCGAGGTCGCATGCGGCGTCTAGGAGTCAGCGGAGGCCAGTTCAAAACGGCGCAATGGACCGGCAATTGGGTACCGAACGACGTCCCCAATCCTCCAACTGGTGCCTCGTGGATCCTGCAAGATAGCGACAACAATATTCTGGTGGTAGGTTCGACCGGAGTTCACTTGTATCAAGATCAGGGGAAAGCCCAAAAACCCAAGTTCCTCGGCTTCGATATTCCTTTCGGTGGCAAGAATGCGTTTTCACGGCTGGGCCCTGAGGAAGGGGTTCCTTATCTAATGCCGTTTGCCGCCGCGATTGATCGCACCTCCAACCGAATCCTCGTCGCCGATCAAAGCCAGCTTTATTTGCTTCACCCCAACGAGGACCACCACTATACCGTGCAGAAGCAAACCACGCGGGAAGAGCAGGGGGCGGTTATTGCCGGGCTAACACCGAAGTATGCCGTGATTGCCAAGGAAGATGGCTATGTGGAACTTCGCGACGGCCAAACGTTGGAACTACAGGAAACATTGCGTCCCGTTGGCAACGTGGCTCCGGCTGCGGTGGAAACAAGTCCCGATGGACAGCAGATTGCCATCCTGTTTCATAGCGGCGATTTGTGGCTATACGATGTTGCCGCAGGGGAGGGCAAGGGGATCGATTCCGATGCCTCAGCGGTTGCCTTCGACCAAGATCAGATCTTAATCGCCGACGCCTCGACGCATGTTCGTATCGAAAACCTAGCCACCCAAGAAGTCACGCAGTCTTACACCCCGGTCTCTGACGCTTGGCGATTAACCTATGACTGGATCGTCGAGCCGATTTACTTTGTCTTTCCTAAGCCTGGCGAGCTGAACAAGCTGGTGAAGTACTTGCTGACCGACCAGTCGAGCAAGGCCTCGCTGGCAGGCCTGGATAGCCTAGGAGATCTCCGAGAAATCCAATCGAGTAACGATGTGCTCCAGCCGGTTATTCACAACGCTATCTTTATCGCTGTGATGCTGGCAATCACCTGTTTCTATGTCAGTCGATTGGATCTGTAA